A part of Arachis hypogaea cultivar Tifrunner chromosome 12, arahy.Tifrunner.gnm2.J5K5, whole genome shotgun sequence genomic DNA contains:
- the LOC112727197 gene encoding photosystem I reaction center subunit IV A, chloroplastic, whose translation MASCNMASAASGFVLSSGKTISSSSSSRISSMVMFPSKFNNNKSGSFNRLVVRAEDEGAAASAAPATATPPAEGEAAATAPKPKPPPIGPKRGTKVKILRKESYWYKGYGSVVAVDQDPKTRYPVVVRFNKVNYANVSTNNYALDEIEEVA comes from the exons aTGGCTAGTTGCAACATGGCATCAGCTGCATCCGGATTTGTGCTGTCATCCGGAAAGACAATCTCTTCGTCTTCCTCTTCCAGGATCAGTTCCATGGTGATGTTCCCTTCAAagttcaacaacaacaaaagtGGTTCTTTTAATAGGCTTGTTGTGAGGGCTGAAGATGAAGGTGCAGCTGCATCTGCTGCACCTGCAACGGCAACACCACCGGCTGAAGGTGAAGCTGCTGCTACTGCTCCAAAACCAAAGCCACCTCCAATTGGCCCCAAGAGAGGAACTAAG GTAAAGATTCTTAGGAAAGAATCATACTGGTACAAAGGCTATGGTTCAGTTGTTGCCGTTGATCAG GACCCCAAGACTCGCTATCCTGTTGTGGTTAGATTCAACAAAGTTAACTATGCAAATGTATCAACAAACAACTATGCATTGGATGAAATTGAGGAAGTTGCATGA